From the genome of Ornithobacterium rhinotracheale, one region includes:
- a CDS encoding DUF3872 domain-containing protein yields the protein MKYFVKISIAMIILLGLMACEDRLDIQTNFPFEVKTMPVPKDIQQGQTVEIRCQIVSEQKYKYETYTLRYFQFEGDGTLQFANQEPFLPNDTYLIPNRTFRLYYTSQSSDTQSFEVWIADSKGKEQKLSFEFNAKKEEKTE from the coding sequence ATGAAATATTTTGTAAAAATTAGTATTGCAATGATAATCTTGTTAGGGCTTATGGCTTGCGAGGACAGGCTGGATATACAAACGAATTTTCCTTTTGAGGTTAAGACAATGCCCGTCCCTAAGGATATTCAGCAAGGGCAGACCGTAGAAATTCGTTGTCAAATCGTATCAGAACAAAAGTACAAATATGAAACTTATACTTTGCGGTACTTTCAGTTTGAAGGTGATGGAACGCTGCAATTTGCCAACCAAGAGCCTTTCTTACCGAATGATACTTATTTAATCCCTAACCGAACTTTTAGATTGTATTATACCTCTCAATCTAGCGACACACAAAGTTTTGAGGTTTGGATTGCCGATAGCAAAGGCAAAGAACAAAAACTGAGTTTTGAGTTTAATGCTAAGAAGGAGGAGAAAACGGAATAG